Sequence from the Panicum virgatum strain AP13 chromosome 5N, P.virgatum_v5, whole genome shotgun sequence genome:
ACGCCGCTGGAGCACCACCAAATTCCAGCAGGCTCCTGGCCTCCAGGGTGACGTGCACGGCCACCCGTTTAATTcttccatcatcatcatcgatcCTAGCTTCCGATCCCGTAGTGATCTCTGTCGTCGATCGCCAGCCTTCGTTTTCatcggccggccgggccggggctGATCGACGACCGGTTCCGATCCGTGTGGACGACGCGCGCGTATATCCCTTGCCGTTGCCCAGACGCCGGGGGATATGCTATGCGCCTATGCCGCTTGGCAAAGCACGCTCACTGATCCGGACGCCGCTGTCTCGCTCGGCTCGGccgtagaaaaaaaaataaaagcatgAGGTTTCGGTACAGCTAAGCTAACGACCGTGCTTACAGTCTTGTCTTGACAGGCACAGCGGCTAAAACAGTCAAAGAACCAACTACTGCTTCTGACGAAAATCGCCTCAGTTTGCCTGTaggcctgcagctgcagctccgTCATGCTTTGTCACAAGGTGTCTGTGACTGGCCTATATATTGCTTGTTCTAACCAGGCCCATCTTTGTGTTACTTTTTTTAATTCGTTTAAACCCCAGGCCCATCTAACAGCTTGCCCGGCGGCCCCATCCTAGTTATTACGTCATAAAAACGCATTTGCATCGATATTCCATCCTAGTTACGTTAAGTTGGTTTTGCTTCCGAAAATAACATCATTGGATTGACACTAAAATACTTTTCAGAAAAGGAGGAATAATAGCCGCCAAATATTAGTTCTATTCGGAGAGTGTGTCATGTTAGACCTCACTTctagatatatatatagttcAAGACTCTATAGTTCAGTAACTGCAAAGTTATTGTTACTTACATAATTTTTTTGTACAACCACTAGTCTTGTTGCATCAATCGCAAAATTTCTGAAGAACACTACTTGATTCTGTAACTATGCTCTCTCTTGCAGAGCAGCTCAGTCCTGTTCTGCGTTCTTCACTGTTTTTTGTTGGAAAATTATGTAAACTTGTCTTGCGTTATTATAAGTGAAAGGAATGTCAAAGCCATACTAGTTATTCTGCGAACTTCTGCTTTGTTTAACTCCTTCGGCTCATTCTTTTATGAATTATATTTGGGTGGTTATCGTTGCAGTTATCCTTCCTAGCCTCCTAGGTGGTTGATTGCATAAGATCATTTGAGATGATACCATTCTTTGATAGGCTATATTAAACAATTTCTAATTAGAGTTCAGTTAGAAACAACAGTAGGAATGTAGGATTGTTTCTCTGATTTACAAAATATCTGCAGAATTTAGAAGCACCGATCATTGTTTCTTTGGTAGGTTTGACTTGGATGTTGCAACAACACTCTTTTCTATATAATCATGGTCTTACAGGTGAGGTATGTCTTGATATTTTCTAGATGTGCTACATTGTCAGCAATTTTCTGCAAGTAAAGCTTGTGTGAATTTGAACATATATTCTGAAGACATCTCTTTTGTATATTACATCACACAGGAGGTTTAATGCTGAGTGCAACCATGCTACTCTATCTGGACATAGGTAAGAACTGGTCTTGTGGTGGTCAACCTGTGTCTCAAGCTGCTATCGGTTTGGTTTAAAACTGGTTTTGATGGATTGGTTTCTTATTTGGTATGCTTTAGTTTGGTGGTAGACGGTTTGAGTTGTGTGACAGTGTGGTTCAGTTCGGTTTAGCAATCAAAATAGTTTAGATTGGTGCGGTTCAGTTTGAACGCGGTTTGACTATTTCCGTTCGCGTTCGTCTCTACCAGTATTCGCGAGCAGGCAATTAGGGAAATGTTGAAAGTGCAGGTTTTTCATAAGCAAAGTGCAGAATTGGTTGCGGGCTTGCAGTTGCAGACTGTAGCTCATCGAAGCCTGTGACCCAGCAGCGTGCCGCTGATCTTTGGTCCGTTCGTGTACCCATATACTAGAGGACTCTCCACTTACGTACAGACTGCAACCCGTCGTGTGATCCGTTAGGGAATTAGGGCCGAAAAGTACCAGATCCGGTAACATTGTGTTAATTCAGAATAAGAAATCTACTAGATATAGTATGATACAACCCCTGATCTACGGCCACAGCAAGTGATGTTTCTACCACCAATTAGAGGAGGGAGACGAGCAACCGGGGCATGGAATTGATCAGCATTTCAGGAACCGATCGGCGCTTTTGACCTGTTGCTTTTCAAGCACTGTGGCAATAATGCTGGGCATTAAGCTGCTTGTAAAGTTACAACAGTCATCGTCTCATACCACAAAAATAACAGACTATGGAAAACTTTAGAAAAGTTGTGTAAACATCATTTTGTAATTTATTAAGATCTTGATTGGATCTACCAAAGATTGTGGAAGCTGGATGGTTTGGATTACTAAAAGATGGATTGTTTAAAACTAGATTATGTTGTACAGGGTAGGGCTCAGATTGAGGCTGTTTGGAACCAACATCCTGAGGAGGCCGACATTATTATTTGGCTGGTTTCTCCATTGACGAGGTGCAGCTCGACGCATCCGGGAACAGTGTGCCTTAAATAATTTCTCGTTGTTTCGCACGGATGCCACTATCAGATATATCAACGGTGTTCTCGACAAACCACAGATGCCACTATTAGATATATCAACGGTGTTCTCGATAAATCTTAAGGTATAGATTGTAGATCTAGCTCACGCTCTAGAGGTGTGAGTGGATAAGGTGTGTGCGCTCGTATGAGTTCAGATGCTACAGTTTGTATTTTAAGATTCAGATACTACAGTTTGTATTTGAAGGTTGAGGCAAAAGAAACACGCAAAATAACACGCACAGCGGCCGTCGCCGGCCGAGAGCCGTGGAAGTGAACTCCCTCCTCGCCGGTCTGGCATTGCAGCGCGGGCCATGCGAAAAGCTTGCTCTGGAACACAGAGACGGTCTTGGTTCAGTGGGTCCCGCAGCGATGAGCAGAACAGGTCCAGGCACGGCCCTTCGCCCTCGAGTCGTTTGCTCACACAAACAAGTCACTGACCAATGGAGTCCGAATGTATCGAGCTAACCATTTCCAGTCAGACCAAATTTTCTATCTTCGTCTCGTCCCCCTACTCATACCCTCGACGCCTCGACCTCAAAACCCCCAGCGTGGCTGTTACGGTTTCACAGATGCATTTCACCTCCAGCCTCCTCCCCCTGACCCTCCATCCTCCTCCCGTTCCCTTCCCCAGTTCCATCCCCAACCCCGCGAGGCTGCGCTCACAAGGCTGCCATCATGGGGATGGCAGGCTCTACAACGAAGATCACAAAGTTCTTCGAGAAGGCGGTGGGGAGGGTCAGGGGATCCACTGGCGGACGGGATCCGAGCGTCGACGGCAAAGCAGCTGGAGGGAGCCGACCTTCAGGTGGTTTGGTGAGTTCACTGGCTTTCCGTGTTCCGTGTTTGCTCCAATTTGCTTGCGTGATGATGTTTTTGGGTCTGTGATTTGGGGTTTCCTATTTCCGTGTTCGATACTCTCTTGCAATCTCTTGCCTGTTGGTGCGATACGTGATTCGCTTAGGACCAAACTGTATTAAGTTTGCGAACAAGCTAGGGTTTATGGGTCCAGTCCTTCTGGTGGCATGATGAGTTTACAAGGTTTCCGTGTTCAATGTTCGTCTAATTGTTTAAGGTGGGAATGAATTGGGTTTGCTATTCCGGATTTCCGTGTTTGatatttcattgcaatttgtTGGCACGATTTGTCTGATTATGATTTGTCGGGAACTGAGGTGGCCCTAATACCTACTATGCTGCGGATCTACATCTaagacacaccaactcactctagagtcggttagtttttttaatttctAGCTACTTAGTGCATAAGTTTCCTTTCGACAGCAGAGCTGCTTTctcgcttccgggtggcagagcctaacaacagatgaagctggcttctaGGAGACAGAGGCTTCCTACGATGAAGCCCAGATCCTTTGTGATCCCGGATGATAGAGCCATCCTACgatagatcacaacttatacactaagtacttagaaaATGGGGACTAACACTTACAAGACACTTGATTTATTACAACACAATAGTATTATACAAGAGTACACAACACACCCTCTCTTTATGGCCATcctagcactcacccttctcATTTACCATACTCTTGGATAGATGGCATGGCAAGGAGGGGGtcctctatttataggccaaggcAGATCATAGCATGGTGACATGTGTCCCCCCCTTCCAGAGAATTTCTAAATATTATAAggttttttaatttatttattactaattctagagTACTCCATGAAAATATTTTCTTATTGCCATATAGAGAATACTCAGAAGGTTTCTCCTGATAAACCGATCATGGCAAAGCAAGCTAAGAATATAGAAAGATAACCATGAACGAACTCTGAATGAATAGCATAACaatagtcggaatacaaagccataccggaggccgaggattgctcgccgaccccgagacgactggattcgctaaggagatgaagaactagtctagctccactaccctaaggagtacaagtcataatgagagtgtgagagagaggcttccaagtggtgtgtgtgagagagagtgagtggtgggaggccccttattACCTTATATAGTggttgaggtcggttcccgccatctctatACATGGAAACGTGACAAACCGACTTCAGGAGGATAAGATGGAGCTTCCTGCCAAAATGCACCGGGACGGCATTCAGGgtgggttcggccgaccccctaggtcggccgacccccccctTTGCCGCCTTTTCGCCACAACCTTCGTCTGGgtcactgcctggtgggtcttCTTGTCAGGTAGTCGGTGCTGGGGCTTGGATGGTCTGTTTGCTTTATCAAGTGGGCCTCTTTTGGTTGTGTAACACAGGACACGATCTTCTGCGGTTTCTCCTGCGTATTATATGTGTTGTCTTCTTATTCCAGACTTGTGCTTCTGAAAAGATAAATTCTCCAAaaaactgtggagctaggttagtgatacaaatatatgagtaagaggtatgattttccttttttgtgagtatagttgacggtcaaattttgcacttaaggaccgtcaaaaGTCACATGCTCAAGGAACAAAACCTTTGAGGTGAGAGGATAAGATACCTTTACCAAGATACTCTCATCCAAAAAAAAACGATCTTTGCATAGAACCAGTACTAGGCCCAATCATCGTCCCACTGGTTCTTTTGACAGTAACAAATCTCAGCTCGCTCAATCTTCAAAGACTTGTTGCTCCTTCGAGGAACGAAGGTGCAACACCTGCTCTGAGCGTTGTACaactcatcctcatcctcaaacCGAACCTTGCGGCCCTAGGGGTGCAACTCGTAGAGACGACAAAAAGCATCCACCGAGATCGGCCCTCCGAAGGTCCTCACCGCCCAGAAAAATTTTGATAATTGCACAATCGAGTTCGGAGTCCAAGGGAAGTGAAGTCCAGCGACAAAGAAGTTGCGAAAGACCACACACTCCCCCTCCACAGGGACCGGAGTCTCCTCCCCTTGGGGCGGACGGCAAACACCTTCCTCGAAGTACCCCTTGTCCACATACGACGCAATAAGCGCCGCATACACAAATGAAGGTCCAAACCTTAGCGTCGGTCCCCATTAGCTCCGAAACGTCagcatcgacgttggcaaggtcCTCTTCACTCTCGGACAAATGAGCCCTCTTCTCCATTGAGCCCGAAGCTTCAACAACCTCTTTAGCAGTAATCTTCACACGAGCCATCCCTGTCAAAAACAAGAAGAGTCGTTCAGAAAAACTTACAAAGTTCTCAAGAAAGCGAAGTCTCTGAGAAAGCAAAGGCTCACAAAGATGATCGCAGATGTGAAAACACCCGAAGCTCTCAGTGAATCAGAGTTCACCATGTGGCAAGTGAGCAAAGGTGGCTGAGCTTCGCTAAGAACAGAAGGCGTGAAAGCGACGCCTTACCCCCCTATTTATAGGGAGGTAAAAGTGAACAGTAGTTACTAGCGTCAAAATcgagaagaagcccaagtgTCACCCAATCAGATCGTAACACGTGTTAAAAACTAACCTTCGGCACGTGCCAACCTCCGACGCTCGGGGAGACGTTTTGTTGCAGGCAATCAGCTTTCGAGGGTTCGGTCCATCGAAGTCGGCCCTCGCccgcgaggggctactgttggggatcgcCATCCCGGAGGTCGGAGGTCCCTCGAAGGTAAAAAAAACCCCGAAAGTTAGCTGTGGCACACGAAGGTGGCATAGAAGACCCGAAGGTTAGCCACGAAGCACGAAGGTGGCGTAGAAAACCCGAAGGTTAGCCGCGACACACGAAGGTGGCGgagaagacccgaaggtggtggAGAAGACTCGAAGATCAAAGCACTTCACCTGAAGGTCAAGAATGGCGCCTGAAGGTGCCCAGAACTTCGGGATACCATAAGGATTACGACTCGGAGAAGATAGCCAAATTGTACCCTCTAACCTACGGGAAATGACCCCTTGTCCGGAATATTCTGTGAATATCCCGGGCGATAAAGGGTATTTAAGTCAATATGCAATATaggttgggggtataaatacccccaccaaACTTGTACCGAACATACTCTCAAACGAAGGCGAAGTTTTGCCTCTTTGCATTGCTCCCAACATTCGTTCGAGATCCCTTTATGCTTTCTGATTAGGCAACTAAGAAATCAAGAACCCGACACAGCAAAGAGGTGAATGTGAGAGAGTGAGAGACAAAACAGAAACCAGAGAGGTTAGGGATGAGATGAGATAGAGGTCAGACTTACCTCCGGCGAATCCGAAGCACCAGAGCGGCCGGCGAAGCACAGCCGACAGATCCCTAGTTCCTCAACGGCTTCGCGGTGGCCGACGACTTGCAACATGTACAAAAAATCAAGAACATGAACACACAAATCtagatctagggttagggttagagcTCGGATATCTTACCTGCAAATCCAGAGCACCAGAGCGGACGGCGAGGTCAACAAGCAAGAGAGGAGACAACGAGATGACACCAGAGCGGCCGGTGATGGCCGCGAACAGAGGTCGAGGCCGGAGGCCCCGAGTACGACACTGAGGAGGAAGGGAGAGACGGGGAGGACGAGCCGACTTGTAGATCTAGAGCCGTGCCGGGCGATCCATCGGTCCGGGGAGGAGCGGACCCGCGAAGGACCGCTCGTCGCTACCGCCGCCGGATAGGAGAGGCGACTGGGCGGCAAGCAAAGAGGAGAGACAAGAGGTCGAGAGTGAGAGAGAATGGGGGATTGGGGGCTAGGGTTTCGAGCCACGGCTTATATAAGCCGGTCCCCCAACGGGCAAATCCAATGGCCGGGGAGGGGCCCAGGGGGCATCCAACGGTCGGTGAGGAGCGGGGGTGGCCCGGTGGAGAGGGCGGCGCTGGCAGGCTGGGCCGCTATCGGGCTGGCCCATTATCGTGCCGTGCTTCGAGCCAGCACTATGGGCCAGGGTGGCAGCCCAAACACTAATGCCCTATCGGGCTGAGCCGGACCGAGGCACTATTGATCGAGCATAGGACCAGGCTAGGGTCGTGCTTTTTAGGGTCGTGCCTCAGGCCGCCCATTATGCCcggcccatttggaaaactataCCCCCAAGGGACTCGGCgtgtggcggcgccggcgatggcAGTGGCGACCTGCTCGCTAGGCTCTCACCGTGAACCATCCCGGCATATATACTTTGACCAGTGGATCGTGTCTCTGATCAGTTGAAGTGAGATTGATATCAAATCTCAATAGCCATGAACCCCAACATTTACTGCAACAAAATTGACTTTGTCCGGAAGGCCAACGTGCTGCTGCCATTAGTTCACTTCAAACCTCCCTTGATCTAAGATCAAGCACGTCCCTTCTAACGCATCATGGATCAAGTCACGGAACACAGAGAACCACGCAACACAGAGATCAGCGCGAGCTGCGGAGGATGCCGTGGAAGGTGAGCGTGCCCTCGAGGTCCCCGATGATCCGCGCGATGCGCACCTCCAGCCCCCGCTGCACGTCCCTCAGCAGCGCCCCGGCCACGTCCATCAGCCTCTTCATGTCCACGCcgtccccgccgctgccgccgccgccgcggctgagGCCCGGCGCGATCCTGGACTGCGTCTCCAGCAGCTTCTGCCCCGTGGCCACCATGAACCGCTGCAGCTGGAACGTCTCCTCCAGGAACTGCCCCAGCGCCGCGctctgctccccgccgccgtgccgccgccccacgctCCTCTTGCCCTCCTCCTGAAATGCAGAAACATTCGTATTGAAGATGATGGGgcctgaattcaaatttgttttccGTACGTACCATCCTTGCGCAGAGGTCGTCGATCTTGTCGTCGAGGGACTGGTAGCGCTTGATGTGCTTGCTCAGGAAGGACATCATCGTCTGGTACCTCGTCCTCGgatgctgcctgctgctgctggcttcgCTCCCCGACggcttcgccgccgcggcctcctccttgctttccgcggccagcttctcgagcaccTGCAGCTGCTGCTTCAGCCGCTTGATCTTGTACGACACCGCCAGGGCGTGGATGTCCGTCTTCCCGGCAGAGTTCGTCTTCTGGTCAGGCGGCACGGCCACGAGCGCGAGCTCGGATGTCACCACCACCTCCCGGTCCCGGGAGCAGCTGCTCGTGCTGGCCTGCGTCTCCGCGTTGCCGGGGTCGGTGTAGACCTCCTTCTCCCCCTCGGTCTCGGACCTGAATGACTGCCGGGCCGGGGCGTCGTGCtccgtcgacgtcgccgccgcggcgcacgcGAGATCCCGGACCGGAACGACAagcgcctccgctgccaccaCGTTGAACGCGCCTCGCGCTCCGTCAACTGGCTCGCGCTCGTCCAGCTTGGTCTCTTGATGATGCCGCGCGCTGCCGGATGACAGCCGCTCGGCTTCTGCCGACATTGTTCTATGGATCTTCACGGGTGAGCATGGGATGCAGcggtcggcagcggcggcctggTCACCGGCCGCCGTGCAGATCACCACGCCGAGTGCCTGCGCCTGGAGCGCCTCCAGCCGCTCCTTGAGTGCCCTGTTCTCGTTCTCCCTGTCCAGGAGCAGGGCCTCCACCCCGGCGCTGTGCTTCTCGTGCTGCGCCAGCCGCGCCTCCAGCTCTTGGATCCGGGACcggagccgcgccgcctcgACGTCCATGCTCACCGCCCGCCACCGGAACGCCTCCAGCTTCTCGTCCTTGAGCCGGAGCTGCTCCGTGAACGCCTCGATCTCCGCGGCGTGCCGGTGCTTGATCATGGCCGTGTACTTCTCCGTCTCCATCTGGAACCACTCCTGCAGGCCCTGGTACTCCTCCACGGCTGCACGCCGTACAAATCAAGATTTGCATTGTCAGAGAACTCTGGGATCTGAAAAACTGCTGTTTCTTCGCCATTTCTAATGCCTGTCTGACAATTAGTTTGGAAGACGGTGGTGTTGTTTTTTTCTCGACACAGCATGTTAGAACACAACAAAAACAAACTTTTTTCAATTGAATCCTGGCAGCATTGGTGAGCATGTGCTGACCAGATCAGTCGGAGTACTCCTACCATTCAGTGAGCAGAAGCAAGCAGAGTACAGGACAGAGCAGGTGGACATACCGGGCTTGTCGTCGACGTGGCTGGCATAGCGGTCGACGCATTCAATGGTGGTCAGCTccttcgccgtcgccggccggtgGTCCTTCTTGCCGTCGCCCTCAACGTGGTCCACGAACAGTATCTTGGTGTGGCTGGTCTCGCGCGCCGTGGCGTCGGGGGCCAGCAGCTTGTCGGAGCACCCGGCCGGCTGCGGCTGCTCGGCCGCGCACCGAGCCGACGACCTGGAGGAGCCCCGGCGGTGGCCGCGGGACTCCCACATCTTTCGCCACCGctcggcctcgagctcggcctgctTCCGCCTGGCCTTGCTCATCTTCACCTCCCGCACCAGCATCTCCCTGTCCTCCATGTCGATCTTGGACTTGCGCAGCATCGCGGAGAGGATCTTGTCCTTGTGGTCCGCGTCCCGGCGCAGGAGCGCGGCCTCGGCGGAGAGGTCCGCGGCCGCGGAGGCCGCCTCGTCGCGGCGCTCCAGGGCCTCCCGGAGCTCGGCCTCCGCCGTGTCCGcgaggcgcgcggcgcgcgccagGTCCGCCTCCAGCTGCCGCTGCGCGGACGCGAGCTCCACGAACGCCGCCTTATGCTTCCGCAGCTCCGCGgcgtgctccgccgcctccttcccGGCGCGCTCCcgcagctcctccgccgcctgctCCGCGACGCGCAGCCGCTCCTCCGCGCCTTCCCGCCTCTGAATCTCCTGCTCCAGGGCCGTGTCCttgagcgccgccgcgtcccgctGCTCCTCCAGCTGCCGCTGGAgctccgcggcctcctcctcgcgcttggcctcgcgcgcgcgcgccgcggcgacgacggcgtgcACCTGCCGCCGCAGGGACTTGCGCTCGGCGAGCCACCGCTGCTCGTGGGACGAGAAGATGCCCGCCACCTTCTCGTTGGCCTTGGCGTCCTCCGCCCGCCGGTGCCGGAGCTCCTCGACCTGGCGCTCCAGCGCGGCGACCTTCTCCTGCAGCGCGAGCTCCCTGGCGCGCGACCACCGGCACCCCCGGCGCCTGGCGCCAAGATCGCACCCGCCGGCGGCCCGCCCCTGCGCTCCTAGAGCGGCGAGGGCGCAAGAAAAGCCGACGCAGTAGCCAGCGGCGCGGTGCATCGAAACGGccgccgaggacgacgacgccgccggcgccaatgGCAGCGCGTGATCAGCGGCCATCGCAGCACCCGCGGACTTCCTCGCTGGTTCTTGACTCGTACTGAGTGAGACTGGAACCGAAGCAGCGGATCACTGAGCCAAAGAAATAGCTCCTGTCCTGTCACTGCCAGATAGCCAGCAGTGCCGCGAGTCTCGAGCGGCGGGAGCAgtggcggcccggcggcgccgcggcgggcatGACGGCGGCGGGCGATCGGGGAGGAGAAAGGGGGAATCGACGCGAGCTGCAAAGTGGCAAGGATGGATCAAAGCGATGGGGCCTGCGGAGGAGAATTGCGTTGGCAGCGGATGATTGAGTGAGTTGAGGGAAAGGCTGTCGCTGGTACGGAGGCGGTCAATGTGGGGAGCAGGGATTCCAAATGGAGCGCAACGGCCAGCGCACGAAGGAATGCGAGCTCAGCTCCATCGCTTCGCTTGCTTTGCTTCTTTAGTGGACAACAGCATGGGAGACTAGACTAGCTTGTACTTGTACTGGAGTGGAACGCCTCTGTCGTCTAGTTCGCCTGCCCCTTTTTTTTAATAAGCTCGGCATCAACAAATTTATCAACAGAGATACTAACTTTGAGGATACATATACGGGCGATCAATCTGAATTGTAACGACGATGGGATCCAACACCGTGCATGTTATCTTCCGGTACAAATGCATACCGCTTGTTATACTGCTCCATGCGCTGAATCAATCCCGCATCAAGTAATCCTTGTTCATCCATCGCCATTCGCCAGACTTGGCGAGACCTT
This genomic interval carries:
- the LOC120676621 gene encoding paramyosin-like, translating into MAADHALPLAPAASSSSAAVSMHRAAGYCVGFSCALAALGAQGRAAGGCDLGARRRGCRWSRARELALQEKVAALERQVEELRHRRAEDAKANEKVAGIFSSHEQRWLAERKSLRRQVHAVVAAARAREAKREEEAAELQRQLEEQRDAAALKDTALEQEIQRREGAEERLRVAEQAAEELRERAGKEAAEHAAELRKHKAAFVELASAQRQLEADLARAARLADTAEAELREALERRDEAASAAADLSAEAALLRRDADHKDKILSAMLRKSKIDMEDREMLVREVKMSKARRKQAELEAERWRKMWESRGHRRGSSRSSARCAAEQPQPAGCSDKLLAPDATARETSHTKILFVDHVEGDGKKDHRPATAKELTTIECVDRYASHVDDKPAVEEYQGLQEWFQMETEKYTAMIKHRHAAEIEAFTEQLRLKDEKLEAFRWRAVSMDVEAARLRSRIQELEARLAQHEKHSAGVEALLLDRENENRALKERLEALQAQALGVVICTAAGDQAAAADRCIPCSPVKIHRTMSAEAERLSSGSARHHQETKLDEREPVDGARGAFNVVAAEALVVPVRDLACAAAATSTEHDAPARQSFRSETEGEKEVYTDPGNAETQASTSSCSRDREVVVTSELALVAVPPDQKTNSAGKTDIHALAVSYKIKRLKQQLQVLEKLAAESKEEAAAAKPSGSEASSSRQHPRTRYQTMMSFLSKHIKRYQSLDDKIDDLCARMEEGKRSVGRRHGGGEQSAALGQFLEETFQLQRFMVATGQKLLETQSRIAPGLSRGGGGSGGDGVDMKRLMDVAGALLRDVQRGLEVRIARIIGDLEGTLTFHGILRSSR